Proteins encoded within one genomic window of Bacillus sp. 1NLA3E:
- a CDS encoding HD-GYP domain-containing protein, translating into MTLKAKLYIFAHIILTILIFTNVMFRDFSFSFIKILPLFVFGCFLEGKSLIAFSIKGQEVNISAGSAVILAGIILFNPLEIIVFSFFYGLVIIIFPLVKDLYKFVFNISQTVNITYLSYLVWANLHVENTNLLNPENIGPLLLTMFTFVFLDLITIGAVISFATGEKFRNVLKGSLDWVIVSYGLVAFIGLLLAVVYDLFYIYGLIGFVLPLFLMRYNMYLFSKEKEKQVDQLKGFNDLLKENNEQLLLTLSQVIDARDNSLFGHSASVSKYALEIGKRLGVPEEDLHDLKRGALIHDIGKLAISEKILQKPGPLSDMEFKIIKTHTLIGERIMKQTKGMEKVAVIIGQHHEHYNGEGYPRKLKGEEILLESRIVTLCDSVDTMLSTRSYKKGWSLEEVMKEVQKCSGTHFDPQVAEAFIEIANEKGAGFFKNSAEFDHDRVLKNLLIRHAKEVD; encoded by the coding sequence ATGACACTTAAAGCAAAGTTATATATTTTTGCTCATATTATATTAACTATATTAATATTCACCAATGTTATGTTCCGAGACTTTTCTTTTTCTTTTATTAAAATTTTGCCCTTATTTGTTTTTGGTTGTTTTCTTGAAGGTAAAAGTTTAATTGCTTTTTCTATTAAAGGCCAAGAAGTAAATATTTCAGCAGGGTCAGCGGTTATTTTAGCAGGGATAATTTTATTTAACCCTCTAGAAATAATTGTTTTTTCCTTCTTTTATGGCCTGGTAATTATTATATTTCCTCTTGTCAAAGACTTATATAAATTTGTATTTAATATCAGCCAAACAGTAAACATTACATATTTAAGTTATTTAGTCTGGGCTAACCTCCATGTAGAAAATACCAATCTGTTAAACCCTGAAAACATCGGTCCATTGTTGTTAACTATGTTTACCTTTGTTTTCCTAGATCTTATAACAATAGGGGCTGTAATATCCTTTGCTACAGGTGAAAAATTTAGAAATGTGCTCAAAGGTTCCTTGGATTGGGTCATTGTAAGCTATGGGTTGGTGGCATTTATCGGTCTCTTACTTGCGGTCGTTTATGACCTATTTTATATTTACGGACTAATCGGTTTTGTTTTGCCATTATTCTTAATGCGTTATAACATGTATTTGTTTAGTAAAGAAAAGGAAAAGCAAGTTGATCAACTCAAGGGCTTTAATGATCTTCTCAAAGAAAATAATGAACAGTTGTTACTTACCTTATCGCAGGTTATCGATGCAAGGGATAACAGCTTGTTTGGTCACTCAGCAAGTGTTTCCAAGTATGCCCTGGAAATTGGGAAACGATTAGGGGTCCCAGAAGAAGATCTTCACGATTTAAAAAGGGGAGCACTTATCCACGATATTGGAAAGCTGGCGATTAGTGAAAAAATTCTTCAAAAACCTGGTCCCTTGTCGGATATGGAGTTCAAAATTATTAAAACTCACACTCTAATCGGTGAAAGAATCATGAAGCAAACAAAAGGTATGGAAAAAGTTGCCGTTATAATCGGACAACATCATGAACATTACAATGGAGAAGGATACCCTCGTAAACTAAAAGGGGAGGAGATATTGTTAGAATCAAGAATTGTTACTCTTTGTGATTCAGTCGATACCATGCTTTCGACCAGGTCGTATAAAAAGGGTTGGAGCCTAGAAGAAGTAATGAAAGAGGTACAAAAATGTAGTGGAACCCACTTCGACCCACAGGTTGCAGAGGCCTTTATTGAAATCGCAAACGAAAAAGGTGCAGGCTTTTTCAAAAATTCAGCTGAGTTTGATCATGACAGGGTTTTGAAAAACCTTTTAATAAGACACGCTAAAGAAGTCGATTAG
- a CDS encoding Fur-regulated basic protein FbpA — protein MPLLRDAVENVRNIFIKRLIQAGAFKQSDQVLQKLTLTELIHEYKNFQNECKK, from the coding sequence ATGCCTCTTTTACGTGACGCAGTGGAAAATGTGCGAAATATATTTATTAAAAGGCTAATCCAAGCAGGTGCCTTTAAGCAGTCAGACCAAGTTCTTCAGAAACTAACATTAACTGAGTTAATCCATGAATATAAAAACTTTCAAAATGAATGTAAAAAATGA
- a CDS encoding MerR family transcriptional regulator: MTMEPSYKNRKVITIGVVSELTGLSERQIRYYEERKLIFPERSERGNRKYSFDDVEKLIDIANKREEGIQTNEIRQEMIREMKKEENRKIRKQMIKGQINARFGIQKE, encoded by the coding sequence ATGACCATGGAACCTTCGTATAAAAATAGAAAAGTCATAACAATTGGTGTAGTTAGCGAATTAACAGGTTTATCTGAGCGGCAAATTAGATATTACGAGGAACGAAAGTTGATTTTTCCAGAAAGGTCTGAACGGGGAAATCGAAAATATTCCTTTGATGATGTTGAGAAATTAATTGATATTGCCAATAAACGCGAGGAAGGAATTCAGACGAATGAAATCAGACAGGAAATGATAAGAGAAATGAAAAAAGAAGAAAATAGAAAGATACGTAAACAAATGATAAAAGGACAAATTAATGCTCGTTTTGGAATACAAAAAGAATAA
- a CDS encoding basic amino acid ABC transporter substrate-binding protein: MRKKLVLMIVMLFSFSLILSACGTSKDKTDDKGNGATKTKKTLRVVTDAAYAPFEYMDKGKIVGFDVDFVNAVTKEAGYKVNIEHVGWDPIFVEIEGKRADFAVSAITINDERKQSYDFSSPYFLSTNKILVKQGSDIKKAADLKDKRVAVQNGTTGQEAAESILGKNNTNLKKFENNNLAIMELNSGGADAVVADNTVVEEYAKNNPKDKLVVVEDPDAFAAEFYGLMLPKGSKLKTEIDDAIKAVFDNGTYTKIYKQWFGTEPDLEKLQAQK, translated from the coding sequence ATGAGAAAAAAATTAGTGCTCATGATTGTCATGTTATTTTCATTTTCGTTAATTCTATCAGCTTGTGGAACAAGTAAAGACAAAACGGATGACAAAGGGAATGGAGCTACAAAGACAAAGAAAACCCTCCGTGTTGTAACAGACGCTGCCTACGCACCTTTTGAATATATGGACAAGGGTAAAATTGTTGGTTTTGATGTTGATTTCGTTAATGCAGTTACAAAAGAAGCAGGGTATAAGGTAAATATCGAACACGTTGGCTGGGACCCTATTTTTGTGGAAATAGAGGGTAAACGTGCAGATTTCGCTGTTTCCGCTATTACTATAAATGATGAAAGAAAGCAAAGTTACGACTTTTCATCGCCCTACTTTTTATCAACAAATAAGATTTTGGTGAAACAAGGTAGTGATATTAAAAAAGCTGCGGATTTAAAAGATAAAAGAGTGGCCGTACAGAATGGAACAACTGGACAAGAAGCAGCTGAATCGATTTTAGGGAAAAATAATACAAACTTAAAGAAATTCGAAAATAATAACTTGGCTATAATGGAATTGAACAGCGGTGGTGCTGATGCAGTTGTAGCAGATAATACGGTTGTTGAGGAATATGCAAAGAACAATCCAAAGGACAAGCTAGTGGTAGTGGAGGATCCTGATGCATTTGCCGCAGAATTTTATGGTCTTATGTTACCAAAGGGTAGCAAATTAAAAACTGAAATTGATGATGCGATAAAAGCCGTTTTTGATAATGGAACTTATACAAAAATCTATAAACAATGGTTTGGAACTGAACCAGATTTAGAAAAACTACAAGCTCAAAAATAA
- a CDS encoding amino acid ABC transporter permease: MDFRTDIIVEYAPFFFKGTLLTIGFSLAGIFIGTVLGLIIGLGKMMKNQILAFPFNLYITFFRGTPLFVQILLIHFGVVPIFTGQTNAVVAAILALSLNSAAYISEIFRAGIQSIDNGQMEAARSLGMTHVQAMRYVILPQAIKRMIPPLGNEFVTLIKESSLAAVIAAPELMYWGRAMAGQYYRVWEPYLMAALIYLVLTLSLSFLLNRVERRLNTE, encoded by the coding sequence ATGGATTTTAGAACAGACATCATTGTAGAATATGCTCCTTTCTTTTTTAAAGGAACGCTTCTAACAATCGGATTTTCATTGGCGGGGATATTTATTGGAACGGTTTTAGGCTTAATCATTGGGTTAGGGAAGATGATGAAAAATCAAATTCTAGCATTCCCGTTTAATCTTTACATAACTTTTTTTCGCGGGACGCCATTATTTGTTCAAATATTATTGATTCATTTCGGGGTTGTTCCTATTTTCACAGGGCAAACAAACGCTGTAGTTGCGGCCATTCTTGCCTTATCTTTAAATTCAGCTGCCTATATTTCGGAAATATTCCGTGCTGGAATCCAATCTATTGATAATGGCCAAATGGAAGCGGCACGCTCATTGGGTATGACCCATGTTCAAGCGATGAGATATGTGATATTGCCTCAAGCGATAAAAAGAATGATTCCGCCACTTGGAAATGAGTTTGTCACATTAATTAAAGAATCATCACTTGCTGCTGTTATTGCTGCACCAGAATTAATGTATTGGGGCCGTGCAATGGCTGGTCAGTATTATCGAGTGTGGGAGCCGTACCTGATGGCAGCCTTGATATACTTAGTATTAACTCTATCCTTAAGTTTCTTGCTAAACCGGGTTGAAAGAAGGTTGAATACAGAATGA
- a CDS encoding amino acid ABC transporter ATP-binding protein: MIKVENLKKSFGNNEVLKDINVTIKEREVVVVIGPSGSGKSTFLRCINLLESITGGHIFINGVDLADKKTDINKVRTDVGMVFQQFNLFPHKSVIDNITLSPMKVRNLSKEQAHEKGMELLKKVGLEDKEKAFPDSLSGGQKQRVAIARALAMEPKIMLFDEPTSALDPEMVGEVLDVMKKLAKTGMTMVVVTHEMGFAREVGDRVLFMDGGYIVEENVPNELFENPQQERTKAFLSKVL, encoded by the coding sequence ATGATTAAGGTGGAAAATTTAAAGAAATCCTTTGGAAATAATGAGGTTTTAAAAGATATAAATGTAACAATTAAGGAGAGAGAAGTGGTGGTGGTTATTGGACCATCTGGATCGGGAAAATCTACTTTTCTTAGATGTATTAACTTGCTTGAGTCAATTACAGGTGGACATATATTTATTAACGGTGTCGATCTAGCAGACAAGAAAACGGACATTAATAAAGTACGCACAGATGTAGGAATGGTTTTCCAACAATTTAACTTATTCCCTCATAAAAGTGTAATTGATAATATTACGCTTTCACCAATGAAGGTAAGAAATTTATCTAAAGAACAGGCACATGAAAAAGGGATGGAACTTCTTAAAAAAGTTGGATTGGAAGATAAAGAAAAAGCCTTTCCAGATTCACTATCTGGTGGTCAAAAACAACGTGTTGCCATAGCAAGAGCCTTGGCAATGGAACCAAAAATTATGCTGTTTGACGAACCTACGTCTGCACTTGATCCAGAAATGGTAGGAGAAGTTCTTGATGTTATGAAAAAGCTTGCTAAAACAGGCATGACAATGGTCGTTGTTACCCATGAAATGGGTTTTGCTCGTGAGGTGGGGGACCGTGTCCTCTTTATGGATGGCGGATATATTGTTGAAGAAAATGTACCAAATGAATTATTTGAAAATCCACAGCAGGAAAGAACAAAGGCCTTCTTGAGCAAGGTATTGTAA
- a CDS encoding ketopantoate reductase family protein → MRILVVGAGAIGGYFGGRLMEKGEDVTFLVRAKRKQQLEETGLIVESVNGNINLQVKTVDARDDAGHFDVIFLSTKAYHLQGAIDNIRPFVGDETMIVPLLNGINHIEKLIEEFGSEKVLGGLCFIETTLNSNGKVIQTSPAHDLMFGERNGEVTERVRKLEKTLSGTKANIRLSHTIIQDMWHKYMFITAVSGITTLMRAPIGPIRDETGGQKTISNLLNEITKIMLKIKAPIAESIEAIQLEKMNGLGYSMKSSMQRDMEKKMPIEADHLQGYLLKLAKEYEIQVPVLEVVYANLKIYESQLGQE, encoded by the coding sequence ATGAGAATTTTAGTTGTTGGTGCAGGGGCAATTGGCGGCTATTTTGGCGGCCGTTTAATGGAAAAGGGTGAGGATGTCACATTCCTTGTGAGAGCAAAGAGGAAACAACAGCTTGAGGAAACGGGGCTTATTGTTGAGAGTGTAAATGGAAATATCAATCTTCAGGTAAAAACTGTCGACGCGAGGGATGATGCAGGCCATTTCGATGTCATCTTTCTTTCAACAAAGGCCTACCATTTACAGGGTGCCATCGATAATATTCGTCCATTTGTTGGAGACGAGACGATGATCGTTCCCCTTCTAAATGGCATTAATCATATTGAAAAATTAATTGAAGAATTTGGTTCAGAAAAAGTTCTCGGCGGTTTATGTTTTATTGAAACCACTCTTAATAGCAATGGAAAAGTCATTCAGACTAGTCCAGCACATGACTTAATGTTTGGGGAACGCAATGGAGAAGTAACAGAGCGTGTGAGGAAACTAGAAAAAACGCTCAGTGGAACAAAGGCTAATATCCGTTTAAGTCATACCATTATCCAAGATATGTGGCATAAATATATGTTCATTACCGCGGTGTCTGGAATTACAACGTTGATGCGGGCACCAATCGGACCAATTCGAGATGAAACAGGTGGTCAGAAGACCATCTCAAATCTTTTAAATGAGATTACAAAAATTATGCTCAAAATTAAAGCACCTATCGCTGAAAGTATTGAAGCAATTCAATTGGAAAAAATGAACGGGTTGGGTTATTCGATGAAATCCTCCATGCAAAGGGATATGGAAAAGAAAATGCCGATTGAAGCAGATCATTTACAGGGTTACTTACTTAAGCTGGCAAAAGAATATGAGATTCAAGTACCAGTTTTAGAAGTTGTTTATGCAAATTTGAAAATATACGAGAGTCAGTTAGGTCAAGAATAA
- a CDS encoding CaiB/BaiF CoA transferase family protein — protein sequence MLSGVRILDFTNYIPGPFATLRLAELGADVIKVESLAGDPARTTGVEAGEVGPVFRAMNRGKRSISINLKKKAGREIAIQLIKKSDVLIESFRPGVMEKFGLGYETVKGIKPDLVYCSISGYGQQGYLSKLGSHDINYLALSGVLAQLKGESGAPTHPTITFADYFGSFAANERILAGLVSKNLTGKGSYHSISITDVMTSLMGNHAIVAAETGYQNGLSVLNGNIISYALYRTKDQRYVSLGALELKFWHNFCLAVHREDWVAAHFSRTDDSNSVYLELKELFQQKTLEEWIIFSRDVDCCLAPVLEVSEVKGYINDLVYTSSWGDEQILMHGDLTSDHEQNVQQEHRQSSQQTLKRTAQTAPPLLGEHNVNILKELLNITDDQVEKLRGKGII from the coding sequence ATGTTATCAGGTGTAAGAATATTAGACTTTACAAACTATATTCCGGGTCCTTTTGCAACCCTAAGATTAGCAGAGTTAGGTGCAGATGTCATAAAAGTAGAGTCATTAGCAGGGGATCCGGCGCGAACAACTGGAGTCGAGGCGGGTGAAGTTGGTCCAGTATTTAGAGCGATGAACCGTGGAAAAAGAAGCATTTCCATAAATTTAAAGAAAAAAGCAGGTAGAGAAATTGCCATCCAATTAATAAAAAAATCAGATGTGCTGATTGAAAGCTTCCGTCCTGGTGTAATGGAGAAGTTTGGCCTAGGTTATGAAACTGTAAAAGGGATAAAACCTGATCTGGTATACTGTTCGATTTCCGGGTATGGCCAGCAAGGATACTTGAGTAAATTAGGTAGTCATGATATTAATTATTTGGCATTAAGTGGCGTTCTAGCTCAATTAAAAGGAGAAAGTGGTGCTCCTACCCATCCAACGATTACATTCGCAGACTATTTTGGTTCATTTGCCGCAAATGAAAGAATCCTAGCCGGTTTGGTCTCGAAAAATCTTACCGGAAAAGGAAGCTATCATTCTATCTCTATTACAGATGTGATGACTTCTCTAATGGGAAATCATGCAATCGTCGCAGCGGAGACTGGTTATCAAAATGGACTTTCAGTATTAAACGGTAACATCATCTCCTATGCACTTTATAGAACAAAGGATCAGCGATATGTGAGTTTAGGAGCATTGGAACTTAAGTTTTGGCACAATTTCTGCCTAGCAGTCCACCGAGAGGATTGGGTTGCTGCCCATTTTTCCAGAACTGATGATAGTAATTCCGTCTATCTAGAGCTCAAGGAATTATTTCAACAAAAGACACTTGAAGAATGGATTATATTTAGCCGGGATGTAGATTGTTGTCTTGCACCTGTCTTGGAAGTAAGTGAGGTAAAAGGATACATAAATGACCTTGTGTATACTTCTTCTTGGGGTGATGAGCAAATTTTGATGCATGGCGATCTGACCTCGGACCACGAGCAGAATGTTCAGCAGGAACACAGACAATCCTCACAACAAACTCTAAAACGAACGGCTCAAACTGCTCCACCTCTTTTAGGTGAACATAACGTTAATATTTTAAAGGAGTTATTAAATATAACAGATGATCAAGTGGAAAAATTAAGGGGAAAGGGAATTATATAA
- a CDS encoding threonine/serine exporter family protein: protein MENQINQTYEIMEICLLAGKIMLQSGAETYRVEDTMMRIAKSFGVEETHSYVTPTGIIFSAEGKEPTKTRLIRIIDRTTDLEKVTLVNAVSRRISSGDVDIQEAVRLLKNIEASELSFSQGARILAAAVASGCFTIMFQGGWTDFLPSMISGGLGYLSVVAFHKLVPIKFFAEFLASFIIGLVAFLFIKTGIGNELDKIIIGSVMPLVPGLLITNAVRDLMAGHLVSGLSKGAEAVLTAFAIGSGIAVVLSFM from the coding sequence ATGGAAAACCAAATCAATCAAACCTATGAAATAATGGAAATTTGCTTACTTGCAGGAAAAATCATGCTGCAAAGCGGTGCCGAAACCTATCGAGTCGAAGATACGATGATGCGGATAGCCAAATCATTCGGAGTTGAAGAGACACATAGCTATGTAACCCCAACGGGAATTATTTTTTCGGCAGAAGGAAAAGAGCCAACCAAAACAAGGCTTATCCGAATAATAGATCGAACAACAGATTTAGAAAAGGTGACATTGGTGAACGCCGTATCAAGAAGAATTAGCAGTGGTGATGTGGATATTCAAGAAGCCGTTCGCCTATTAAAGAACATAGAAGCCTCAGAATTATCCTTTTCCCAAGGCGCTCGAATTCTTGCTGCGGCTGTAGCAAGTGGATGCTTTACGATAATGTTTCAAGGCGGTTGGACAGATTTCCTACCGTCGATGATTTCGGGAGGATTGGGCTATTTAAGTGTAGTTGCTTTTCATAAATTGGTTCCAATCAAGTTTTTTGCTGAGTTTTTAGCTTCGTTCATCATCGGGTTAGTAGCTTTTTTATTTATAAAGACAGGGATAGGAAATGAGCTGGATAAAATTATTATCGGTTCAGTCATGCCTTTAGTTCCTGGACTTTTAATCACGAATGCGGTTAGAGATTTAATGGCAGGTCACTTAGTGTCAGGTTTGTCCAAAGGGGCGGAGGCTGTATTAACAGCATTTGCAATTGGTTCTGGAATTGCCGTAGTGTTGTCATTTATGTAG
- a CDS encoding threonine/serine exporter family protein: MIVEQMVTSFISTAAFGILFNVPKQSLIKCGLVGMFGWVVYILLEDNGLNVVMATLAASFFIAVISQIFAKRYKSPVIIFSVAGIIPLVPGGLAYDAMRNFVENNYNLAVALAAKATLISGAIAIGLVFSEVVNQTIRNSKLNSKR; encoded by the coding sequence ATGATAGTTGAACAGATGGTTACCAGCTTTATTTCTACAGCGGCGTTTGGAATTCTTTTTAATGTACCAAAGCAATCTTTGATTAAATGTGGTCTTGTTGGGATGTTTGGATGGGTCGTTTATATCCTGCTAGAAGACAATGGATTAAACGTAGTGATGGCAACGCTAGCTGCCTCCTTTTTCATTGCTGTAATCAGCCAAATATTTGCGAAAAGGTATAAAAGTCCCGTAATTATTTTTAGCGTAGCAGGAATTATTCCGCTTGTACCAGGGGGACTGGCCTATGACGCTATGCGCAACTTTGTGGAAAATAACTATAATTTAGCAGTGGCTTTAGCTGCAAAGGCAACCTTGATTTCAGGTGCAATCGCGATCGGCTTGGTGTTTTCAGAAGTCGTTAACCAAACCATTCGAAATTCAAAGCTAAATTCAAAAAGGTAG
- a CDS encoding ABC transporter ATP-binding protein → MEKAMEVSGMTKLYSNGRGIKNIDLSINQGDVLGILGPNGAGKTTLLKCMTGQVKPDSGKVELFGIDIEKNFKQAIRPVGAVVGQGIAYENMTPYQNLKMVLRFYPHLPSSSIDEVLELTGLYSYKYEKISSFSTGMKQRFGIASALISKPRLVILDEPTNGLDIDGLLLFRNTIQQLANNTGVTFVISSHHISEMEKLCNRFCFLIGGKISLTDTSHQSLEETYVKKIGEASYESSAS, encoded by the coding sequence TTGGAAAAAGCAATGGAAGTCTCCGGAATGACGAAGCTATATTCTAATGGACGAGGCATTAAAAATATTGATTTATCGATTAATCAAGGAGATGTTCTGGGTATTCTGGGTCCGAATGGAGCAGGCAAAACAACGCTACTAAAATGTATGACTGGTCAAGTAAAACCTGACAGTGGGAAGGTAGAATTGTTCGGAATCGATATTGAAAAGAATTTCAAGCAAGCGATTCGACCTGTTGGTGCCGTTGTTGGGCAAGGAATTGCTTATGAAAATATGACACCCTACCAAAACTTGAAAATGGTATTGCGTTTCTACCCTCATTTACCAAGTTCATCTATTGATGAAGTGCTAGAGTTAACAGGGCTGTATTCCTATAAATATGAAAAGATATCCTCTTTTTCAACGGGGATGAAACAGCGATTTGGAATTGCTTCAGCACTTATTTCTAAACCGCGCTTAGTTATTTTAGATGAACCGACAAATGGACTTGATATTGATGGTTTGCTTCTATTTAGAAATACAATTCAACAACTCGCTAACAACACTGGAGTAACCTTTGTGATTTCCAGCCACCACATTTCAGAAATGGAAAAACTGTGTAATAGATTCTGCTTTTTAATTGGGGGTAAAATTTCCTTAACCGACACGAGCCACCAATCATTAGAGGAAACCTATGTCAAAAAAATTGGGGAAGCCAGTTATGAATCCAGTGCTAGCTAA
- a CDS encoding ABC transporter permease: MSKKLGKPVMNPVLANICNEVEKLVAKRITKFLLLVAGILPFILKLVINKLFITDWMALPSENINYTILDLQVKVLLPLFCFLAAAELFTGEGERGTLLPVRPISRIELFISKMAAIVIIIGSQLILGWLGVTISSMVFDSTFQYDSIFSSLAAFLISWVPLLALTAFSVLFALVVNTSVVAVTSLILLYLVMTFIPYVFPGVLYMLPSSYLDWYMQWLGDVSFRWACQTVLYICSSSSLFLATGYYIFNRKEA; encoded by the coding sequence ATGTCAAAAAAATTGGGGAAGCCAGTTATGAATCCAGTGCTAGCTAATATCTGTAATGAAGTTGAAAAGCTGGTAGCAAAGCGGATCACGAAATTCCTTCTGCTTGTGGCAGGGATTTTGCCATTTATTCTTAAGTTGGTGATAAATAAACTGTTTATCACGGATTGGATGGCTCTCCCTTCCGAAAATATTAATTACACGATTCTTGATCTCCAGGTAAAAGTGCTACTCCCTCTATTCTGTTTTCTAGCCGCAGCGGAACTTTTTACCGGAGAGGGGGAAAGAGGTACTCTATTACCTGTTCGTCCAATTAGTCGAATCGAACTTTTTATATCCAAAATGGCGGCGATTGTTATTATTATCGGAAGCCAGCTCATACTTGGGTGGTTAGGTGTAACGATCAGTAGCATGGTCTTTGATAGTACTTTCCAGTACGATTCTATTTTTTCAAGCTTAGCAGCATTTCTGATTTCATGGGTTCCTTTATTAGCGTTAACTGCCTTTTCAGTGTTGTTTGCTTTGGTTGTCAATACAAGTGTGGTAGCTGTTACAAGTTTGATTTTATTATATCTGGTCATGACTTTTATCCCGTATGTATTCCCAGGTGTGCTCTATATGCTGCCTTCTTCGTATTTGGATTGGTATATGCAGTGGTTGGGGGATGTTTCCTTCCGTTGGGCGTGCCAAACTGTCTTATATATCTGCTCATCAAGCTCATTGTTTTTAGCAACAGGCTATTATATTTTTAATAGAAAAGAAGCATAA
- a CDS encoding sensor histidine kinase, translated as MSIKLRLVLSNIAMIIVPIILFLFASGIVTILFLGDIKEITHLLPESHSSDKQLQLDSLMYFEIKEKSVLDPEELMTEDYLSSVANRLKDIKAGLIVRKNTDILFASEGLDRIKLKDLPDFGTTNISRNLEKVGDRTFAIKQHDFYDKDGGEISVLIMKDASPWNHFVRTFFPILLALCILILVATNGLLTYFVSKSIIKPIDRLKKAAQSIKEGNLEHSIFTSKNDEIGQLTQSFEEMRIKLNESSAIQKLYEENRKELIAHISHDLKTPITSIKGYVEGIRDGVADTPEKHDRYIQTIYSKSVDLDHLIDELFLYSKLDLGKVPFDFEEIDLKNYLADYLEELSFDLEKKNVKVSFEYNEAGYYCVLADLEKLKRVLGNIVENSVKYMDKEEKELKFSLHGNHHQVEMVVVDNGPGIPEESIPFIFNQFYRAEESRSKLTGGSGLGLSIAQMIIEEHHGHIRAESKPNVGTKIIISLPNKQEVTS; from the coding sequence ATGTCGATTAAGCTTCGATTGGTATTGTCCAATATTGCGATGATCATCGTACCGATTATTCTGTTTTTATTTGCATCCGGAATTGTTACGATTCTCTTTCTCGGAGATATAAAGGAAATCACTCATTTATTACCAGAAAGTCATAGCAGCGATAAACAACTACAACTAGATTCGCTTATGTATTTTGAAATAAAAGAGAAATCGGTGCTGGATCCGGAGGAATTAATGACCGAGGACTATTTATCATCGGTGGCAAATCGGCTAAAAGATATTAAAGCAGGTCTTATCGTCCGTAAAAATACTGACATCTTGTTTGCTTCTGAAGGTCTAGATCGAATAAAATTAAAGGATTTACCTGACTTTGGAACGACGAATATCTCGCGAAACTTGGAGAAGGTCGGAGATCGAACTTTTGCGATAAAACAGCACGATTTTTACGATAAAGATGGTGGAGAGATTTCCGTTCTGATCATGAAGGATGCTAGTCCATGGAATCATTTTGTTAGAACCTTTTTCCCGATTCTACTTGCTCTTTGTATTCTTATTCTTGTGGCAACAAATGGACTATTAACTTATTTTGTTTCTAAAAGTATTATCAAGCCAATTGATCGTCTTAAAAAAGCGGCTCAGTCGATTAAAGAGGGGAATTTAGAACATTCCATTTTCACTTCAAAAAATGATGAAATCGGTCAGTTAACCCAGTCTTTTGAGGAAATGCGGATAAAACTAAATGAATCCTCGGCAATTCAAAAGCTGTACGAGGAAAACCGCAAGGAATTAATCGCTCATATTTCCCACGATTTGAAAACTCCGATTACGTCAATAAAAGGATATGTTGAGGGCATTCGCGATGGAGTGGCTGATACCCCGGAAAAACATGATCGTTATATTCAAACCATTTATTCAAAGTCTGTGGATTTGGATCATTTAATCGATGAGCTGTTCCTTTATTCGAAACTTGATTTAGGGAAGGTTCCGTTCGATTTTGAAGAAATCGACTTGAAGAATTACTTGGCAGACTATCTTGAGGAATTAAGCTTTGATCTCGAGAAAAAGAATGTAAAGGTATCTTTTGAATATAACGAAGCGGGCTATTACTGTGTGCTGGCCGATTTGGAAAAATTAAAACGGGTTCTCGGGAATATTGTTGAGAATAGCGTGAAATATATGGATAAAGAAGAGAAAGAACTAAAATTTTCGTTGCATGGAAACCATCATCAAGTGGAGATGGTGGTGGTTGATAATGGTCCAGGGATCCCGGAAGAGTCGATTCCGTTTATCTTTAATCAATTTTATCGAGCCGAGGAGTCTAGAAGCAAACTAACCGGAGGCAGCGGCTTAGGTCTTTCAATTGCGCAAATGATTATCGAAGAGCATCATGGTCATATTCGAGCTGAAAGTAAGCCAAATGTAGGCACGAAAATAATCATTTCATTACCAAACAAGCAGGAGGTGACATCATGA